One Malus domestica chromosome 11, GDT2T_hap1 genomic region harbors:
- the LOC103413074 gene encoding pleiotropic drug resistance protein 2-like has product MAGAFAGDGLVRSASSMSWRSISIKDMWNEQPDVFQRSRAGEEEEELRWAAIERLPTYDRLRKGILRKVMSNGRVEHGEVEITKLKTEDKKQLMDSILKIVEEDNEKLLKRIRDRTDRVGIEVPKIEVRFEHLSAEGDAYVGTRALPTLINSTLNAIEGVLGLVGLSPSKKRVVKILQDVSGIVRPSRMCLLLGPPASGKTTFLKALTGQLDDDLRVTGKITYCGHELSEFVPQRTSAYISQHDLHYGEMTVRETLDFSGRCLGVGTRYEMLVEASRCEKAQGIQPDPEIDAFMKATAVAGQKTSLITDYFLKILGLDICADIMVGNDMKRGISGGQKKRVTTGEMLVGPARAFFMDEISTGLDSSTTFQIIKYMKQMVHIMDLTMVISLLQPAPETFDLFDDIILLSEGQIVYQGSRENVLEFFEHMGFKCPQRKGVADFLQEVTSKKDQEQYWFRKNQPYRYIPVAEFAQAFKSFHIFQRISEDLRVPYDRSNVHPAALVRQKYGISNWELLKACFSREWLLMKRNSFVYIFKTVQLTIMATIAFTVFLRTQMKAGHLEDAPKFWGALFFSLINVMFNGMAELAMTVMRLPVFFKQRDALFYPGWAFGLPIWLLRIPISLMESAIWIILTYYTIGFAPAASRFFKQFLALFGVHQMALSLFRFLAAVGRTEIVASTIGTFTLLMVFVLGGFIVSKNDIKPWMIWGYYISPMMYGQNAIAINEFLDKRWSTPINGSSQPTVGKTLLKERGLFVDEYWYWICIGALLGYSLLFNIGFIAALTFLKPLVDSKAVIADENSERKTKKQLTGTDNSAGTSSSNNEARRGMMLPFHPLSLAFNHVNYYVDMPAEMKSQGVEETRLQLLRDVSGAFRPGVLTALVGVSGAGKTTLMDVLSGRKTGGYIEGSISISGYPKNQATFARVSGYCEQNDIHSPYVTVYESLLYSSWLRLASDVKKETRKMFVEEVMELIELNPLRNALVGLPGVDGLSTEQRKRLTIAVELVANPSIIFMDEPTSGLDARAAAIVMRAVRNTVDTGRTVVCTIHQPSIDIFESFDELLLMKRGGRVIYAGPLGSNSHKLVEYFEAIEGVQKIKEGYNPATWMLEISSTAVEAQLNLDFSEVYANSDLYQRNQELIKELSTPQPGSKDLHFPTKYSQSFITQCKACFWKQQWSYWRNSQYNAIRFFMTIVIGILFGVIFWGKGSQIHKQQDLINLLGATYSAVLFLGASNASSVQTVVAIERTVFYRERAAGMYSELPYAFSQVAIETIYVAIQTFIYSLLLYSMIGYHWKVEKFLYFYYFIFMCFTYFSMYGMMVVALTPGSQIAAVVMSFFISFWNLFSGFLIPRPLIPIWWRWYYWCSPVAWTIYGVFTSQVGDKKTLLEIPGSAPKPVDAFLKEYLGYDYDFLVAVVFAHLGWVLLFFFIFAYGIRFLNFQKR; this is encoded by the exons AGTGAGATTTGAGCACCTATCAGCGGAGGGAGATGCATATGTTGGGACCAGGGCACTTCCAACTCTGATCAATTCCACCTTAAATGCAATTGAG GGGGTTCTTGGACTGGTTGGGCTCTCTCCTTCAAAGAAAAGGGTAGTCAAGATACTTCAAGATGTTAGTGGAATAGTGAGACCATCAAG aatgtGTCTACTTCTTGGACCGCCTGCCTCCGGAAAAACAACATTCTTGAAGGCACTTACTGGGCAGCTTGATGATGATCTAAGG GTAACTGGGAAAATCACCTATTGTGGCCATGAGTTGTCTGAATTTGTTCCTCAGAGAACTAGTGCTTATATTAGCCAGCATGATCTTCACTACGGTGAGATGACAGTTCGGGAGACTTTGGATTTCTCTGGACGTTGCCTTGGAGTTGGAACCAGGTACGAAATGTTGGTAGAGGCATCAAGGTGCGAGAAAGCACAAGGTATACAACCAGATCCTGAGATCGACGCATTCATGAAAGCCACAGCAGTGGCTGGCCAGAAAACAAGTTTGATCACAGATTATTTTCTCAAG ATACTTGGATTGGATATTTGTGCGGATATTATGGTGGGCAATGACATGAAACGGGGCATCTCTGGAGGGCAAAAGAAGCGTGTCACTACCG GGGAAATGTTAGTTGGGCCGGCTAGAGCATTTTTCATGGATGAAATATCAACAGGCTTGGACAGTTCCACCACATTTCAGATAATAAAGTACATGAAGCAGATGGTTCATATCATGGACCTCACGATGGTCATTTCTCTTCTGCAGCCTGCGCCGGAGACATTTGACCTTTTCGATGACATTATTCTACTTTCAGAGGGTCAAATTGTTTACCAAGGTTCTCGCGAGAATGTTCTTGAATTTTTCGAACATATGGGCTTCAAATGCCCACAAAGGAAAGGTGTTGCCGACTTTCTGCAAGAAGTAACTTCCAAGAAGGACCAAGAACAATACTGGTTTAGAAAGAATCAACCTTACAGATATATCCCCGTAGCTGAGTTTGCTCAGGCCTTCAAATCCTTCCACATTTTCCAAAGGATTTCTGAAGATCTGAGAGTTCCTTATGACAGATCGAATGTACATCCTGCTGCTTTGGTGAGACAAAAGTACGGAATCTCCAACTGGGAACTCTTGAAGGCCTGCTTCTCGAGGGAATGGCTGCTGATGAAGCGCAATTCATTCGTGTATATTTTCAAAACTGTGCAGTTAACAATCATGGCTACGATCGCATTCACTGTGTTCCTAAGAACGCAAATGAAAGCGGGTCACTTAGAAGATGCACCAAAGTTTTGGGGAGCACTGTTTTTCAGTCTCATCAATGTCATGTTCAACGGGATGGCAGAGCTTGCGATGACAGTTATGAGGCTTCCTGTGTTCTTTAAACAGAGGGATGCCTTGTTCTATCCAGGATGGGCTTTTGGCTTGCCCATTTGGCTCCTCAGAATTCCCATATCACTGATGGAATCAGCCATTTGGATCATTCTTACGTATTACACAATTGGTTTTGCACCTGCTGCGAGTAG GTTTTTCAAACAATTCTTGGCCTTGTTCGGAGTGCATCAGATGGCCCTTTCCCTCTTCCGTTTCCTTGCAGCTGTCGGAAGAACAGAAATAGTTGCAAGCACAATTGGCACCTTTACCTTGCTAATGGTCTTTGTGCTTGGAGGTTTCATAGTTTCCAAAA ATGACATCAAACCATGGATGATTTGGGGCTACTATATTTCTCCTATGATGTATGGTCAAAACGCCATCGCTATCAATGAGTTTCTCGACAAAAGATGGAGCACT CCCATAAATGGTTCTAGCCAACCAACAGTCGGAAAGACCCTCCTTAAGGAAAGAGGACTGTTTGTAGATGAATACTGGTACTGGATTTGCATTGGAGCACTTCTTGGATATTCTCTTCTTTTCAACATTGGTTTCATTGCAGCACTGACATTTTTAAAGC CACTCGTTGATTCTAAAGCTGTCATCGCGGATGAAAACTCTGAAAGAAAAACGAAGAAACAGTTGACAGGTACTGATAACTCAGCAGGTACCAGTTCTTCAAACAATGAAGCTAGAAGAGGAATGATGTTGCCCTTCCATCCTCTTTCACTTGCTTTTAACCATGTGAATTACTACGTGGACATGCCTGCC GAAATGAAGAGTCAAGGGGTTGAAGAGACCAGACTGCAACTGCTACGAGATGTCAGTGGTGCTTTCAGGCCTGGTGTTCTAACCGCATTAGTAGGGGTCAGCGGTGCTGGGAAGACAACCTTGATGGATGTCTTATCCGGAAGGAAGACTGGCGGGTACATTGAGGGAAGTATAAGCATTTCTGGGTACCCAAAAAACCAAGCTACATTTGCTCGAGTTAGCGGTTATTGTGAACAAAATGACATCCATTCCCCCTATGTGACTGTCTACGAATCTCTTTTATATTCTTCGTGGTTGCGTCTTGCTTCAGATGTAAAGAAGGAAACACGAAAG ATGTTTGTTGAAGAAGTGATGGAACTCATTGAACTTAACCCGTTGAGGAATGCTTTAGTCGGACTTCCAGGAGTAGATGGTCTTTCGACTGAACAGAGAAAGAGGCTCACAATAGCTGTAGAATTGGTTGCTAATCCTTCCATTATCTTTATGGATGAACCCACATCAGGACTTGATGCTAGAGCTGCTGCAATTGTGATGCGCGCAGTAAGGAACACGGTAGATACTGGTCGAACTGTAGTGTGCACAATCCACCAACCAAGCATTGATATCTTTGAATCCTTTGATGAG CTACTTTTGATGAAAAGAGGAGGAAGAGTTATTTATGCAGGACCACTAGGTAGTAATTCTCATAAACTTGTGGAGTATTTTGAG GCTATTGAAGGGGTTCAGAAAATAAAAGAGGGTTACAATCCTGCGACATGGATGCTAGAGATCAGCTCCACTGCAGTTGAGGCACAACTTAACCTTGATTTCTCTGAAGTTTATGCCAATTCCGACCTCTATCA GAGGAATCAGGAGCTCATCAAGGAGCTAAGCACTCCGCAACCAGGTTCCAAGGATCTTCACTTCCCGACCAAGTACTCGCAAAGCTTCATAACTCAGTGCAAGGCTTGTTTCTGGAAACAACAGTGGTCTTACTGGAGGAATTCGCAGTACAATGCAATCCGGTTTTTCATGACAATTGTTATCGGTATCTTATTCGGTGTAATCTTTTGGGGCAAAGGAAGCCAGAT ACACAAACAACAAGACCTGATTAATCTATTGGGAGCTACATATTCTGCTGTTCTTTTCCTTGGAGCCTCCAACGCTTCTTCGGTGCAAACTGTTGTGGCAATTGAGAGAACAGTATTTTATCGGGAAAGAGCAGCAGGAATGTATTCCGAGTTGCCATATGCATTTTCTCAG GTGGCTATAGAAACAATTTATGTTGCAATACAAACCTTCATCTATTCTCTTCTACTCTATTCCATGATCGGTTACCACTGGAAGGTCGAGAAGTTCTTGTACTTCTACTACTTCATATTCATGTGCTTCACGTACTTCTCTATGTACGGGATGATGGTCGTTGCACTGACTCCCGGCAGTCAGATTGCTGCCGTTgttatgtcattcttcatcagcTTCTGGAATTTATTTTCGGGCTTCCTCATTCCCAGGCCG CTAATCCCGATATGGTGGAGGTGGTACTACTGGTGTTCCCCGGTTGCTTGGACAATCTATGGCGTTTTCACATCTCAAGTTGGGGATAAGAAGACGTTACTCGAAATTCCTGGCTCAGCGCCAAAGCCGGTGGATGCATTCCTTAAGGAGTACTTGGGATATGACTATGATTTCCTTGTAGCAGTAGTCTTTGCACATCTCGGTTGGgtgctcctcttcttcttcatctttgcCTACGGCATCAGGTTTCTTAACTTTCAAAAGAGATAG